In the Colletotrichum lupini chromosome 4, complete sequence genome, GAACATTCTCCTGGAGGCAGCTGTCGACGATTGAGACACCTCGAGCGCGCTTACGGGAAGACATCGCAGTAGGAGTAGAGTCGTCGGAACGGTAGTTCTGAAGCTCCTGTAGTGCCCGTGCGGCGTCATTCGCGGGATCATGCCCCATTTCATCCAATTCGCGTTCTCTCTGAGCCAAAGGAGTATCCAACGACATTTCGCAGAGTCTGCCAACCGGGCCGGTGTAAGACTCAGGCGAAGAGGTGATGCAATTCTCTTCGTAGTCCTCAGGAACCGAGGCGATAGTCGGTCTCAAGCTTGACCTCTCACTGCACAGCTTCGCAGACCGGAATCGCGCCTGGACCCCCAGAGGGGCCGGCGCGTTGACCAGTGAGGAGGCAGATGAGATGGAGGAGGAGCGAGAGGTGCGCGACGTATCAGAAACCATGGATTCGGGAGAAGACGCGGTTGAGATTGAAGTGGCGAGAGAAGAACGACGAACGGGGAAGTAACCCTGAGGAGACGAGGTATTGGCAACAGGCCAGCGATCGAGGCACTGGGTTGCGCTGACGCATGAGGCCTGGACCATGGCGAGACCCATCGCGCTGCCCTTGCTGAGGTGGGATGCAGCACCCACGGCAGGAGTGCTGTATCCGCTCGACTGGGGCGTCAGACGCGGGGTGGGAAGTAACCCGAGAGCGGGAGCCAGCCGGCCCGGAGTGTATACAGTGGCCGGGGAAGGCTCCATAATATTCGGGGTTTGGTAGGATCTCGGGGTAGGGGTAAGCTCGGCTGAGTCGTACCCCAATCCACAAACGCCGGTCGTAGCCAAAACATCTTGCGCCGCCGGCAGCATGGTGCGGTGACGAGACAAGGTGCGGGAGCTGGGAGCGACGTGCGCCGTGGGAATCAAGCCTTCGATGTTGTCCAGCTCGGGATTGAGTTTGAGGATAACCATCTTCCAGTTCGAGCTCTGTTGCGCATACCATTGGGCGGAGGTTCCGGGAGCGGGAGGGGACGGAGGGGTGTACTTCAAGACGATTTCTGTCCAGCGCTGGAAGACTTCGTCGGTGATGTGCAGCTTCCAGTCGACCGCCAGCAAGAATGCAATCTCGTTTTGGTTGATTTCCCCCGTGTTGAGCCCGGAAATCTTACTCCAGGCTCTGGCAGAGTAGTTACGATCTTGGAGGTACTTGGAGGCGAGGATGAGAGCGGCGAGGAACATGCGGCGGCCGCATTGAAGTGCGCGGCACTCCTGCTTGTCGTCGGGCTGTTCCATGGTGAAATCGTGCTTCGGGACGTGGGGCTTAATCAGAATCAGGTAGTACAGCGCAACCTGAAGGGTGGAATAGCTGGTGCGGGAGCGGCGCAGGGTCTCCTGAATGAAGGTGCGCAGCGGTAACACCGCCTTGTTGCCGAGTTCGTTGCGACATACGACTGAGGAAAGGGGCCAGATGGCCTCGACGATCTGTGTCGAAGAATCTAGAGTGACGATTGGATTAGGAGACTGGACGGCTGCACACATGTTCAATACTGCTTACCAACAAGGTTGTCGACAAAGTTGACCTTGCGCTCAGCCTGGCGAACCAGGGTCGGGGGTGCTCCAGAGCGGGTGGCGCTCCCACTGGTTCGTCTGGGGTTTTGTCGCAGCTCCTGGGGAATGGCAGCAGCGGCTTGCTGAGTAGGTTGTCTAGGCCAGGGGCTTGTGAATCTAACAGCAGTGTCGCATGCGGCTGAGGGTCGCGACAAGCAATATACGTCGGCGGAATCGGAGTCGGAGGTGTTGGTGGGGGATGTCGAGGTAGATGATTGAGAGGATACAGCAGACCAAACCGAGCCGGACGATGTGGAGGTCAGGGATTCGAGGGAGGAGCTGTAGGTGTTGTTTTGGTAGGTGCTGATGAAAGCCGACGAATCATCGGTGGCGTACTTCATCTTGGATATAAGTGGCGGAGGGTATTTGGCGTTTGGGGGGTTTCGATATGGGAGTGATTCCTCCAGTCGCCGTCAAGCTAAGTCAACCGGGTAAACCGTGAAAGGGTTCGTATGAGCAGATCGTGATACCGTATCAGAAACGCGCAACTTCACAACAGCTACTAGTTACTGTTGTAAAGTCTTTGAGAGTCGTAGATAGGGGTGGCGGCTTTTAGACGCAAATGTCCACAGCCGACGTTACACGAAGGATCAAACCGGAAGACGAAACAAGACGGGCGACTGGAGTAGATTTTGTAATTCGAAGAGGCATCGTATGTTTAATGCATCTAATAGGAGGGGCTAAAAGGTCCTGATTATATGGTGAGCTACTGCAGAGCCACCATTGATGCGATGCGATGAAGTGTATAATATTAGACGTATAATAGGTGAGTGATGATAGGGTGGCTAAGGGTTGAGAGGAGAGTTGGTGAGGTTGATTAAAGGAAGGCGAAGTCGGAGTCGGAAGGGTAGAGTGAGGGGAGAGGTGAGGGGAGGCAAGGCGCTGGgccaagtgtggctgcgaGGAGAGGTTATATCCAAGCAGGTGGGATGAGGTGTGACTCTTTTTCGCCTTGCGCCGCCCGTGGTATCTCGAACGAACGTGTTCAGAGGGGCGACTTGGCCTGGCGTGACGAAGTCGGAGGACCCCTTGGGTGGCTCAAGTCTGGCTCGAGGGCCCCAGATTGGGTGTGGATGACTCTTTCGGGTTTGGGGTGGCGAAGGGGGGTGAACCTGGTTGGGTTGCCGCCCAGGCAGGTGGCTCCAAGTGACCGACAGGTGTGAAGatggaaggggggggggaccACACAGGGGAGAAGGGGAAAGTGCAAAGTGCGTGAGTGCGTGCGCGCGGGAAGGAAAGAGAGTGATTGAGAGGTGCAAAAGGTGGCAGTGGCAGTGGCAGCCTAGGGAAGGCCGAGAAGGAGACCCCGGGGGTGGACAGGGGGTGGGTAAGAGTGGTCCGGTTGAGTGCGTGATCGCTCTCGAGAACCAGGAGAGGCAAAGGGGAGAAGAGTGACAGGCAGGCCGGATAGGTAGCGTTGTCTCTctgtttctctctctctatgactctcactctctcactcactcatGCTGCTTCTCATCCACTTTTGCGGCGTTTGACGTGTTCGTGCTAGCTGGTGCTGGGCTGGGGGGAAAATGCTGTGCAGAAAATCAAACTGGGCTTGGTACTAACCTTGCAGGCAGTGCTTTGAGTCCCTCGGATGAAGATGTCTCTTGGCGACTACAGAGGAGTGTGGCGAAGGAGATGCTGGGTCAGCTGATGAGAAGCCAGGTTGAAAGATGAGTCGTAATCGTCGTGTGAGCTATTGTCGTGGATATTGCCGGGGCAAGTTGATTAAAAAGGAATGAGTATAATGTGTCAGAGCCGAATGAGATAGTTGCAGGGTATCGGAGAGATATTTTTTGGTTGAAAGGCAGGAAAATGAGTAACTGTGAGAGACAAGGAGCTTGCGTGAAAACGCTGGTAGGCAGGTAGGCAGCAGAGGGTCCGTTGGGTGATGATGAGAAAGGCGTATGACTCTATTGAAGCCTTAATCCGATCTCAAAATATCCCAGCGTAAGAGGGATTGAAAGCCTGCGTGCCTGGGCTGGATGGTGATGGTTGTTGCTGGTGGTGGAGCTTGTGCCGAAAATGGAAAGTATCCGTAGGTTGATGCCTTTGTTAGCCGCAAGGAACAAGTGAATGCCGCTGCGGTTGCAAACAAGGAAGCCTAGGAATGGCGAGGGTCAGGCGGTTGTCGTGTGTTGTtgaggatgatgatgatgatgtgtTGCGGTGATGCTCGATGAGTAACGTGACCGAGGGTGGCCGAGATGACTCTTGGAGGCGAGGATGAAGGGATCCGGTAGATTAGGACACGGTGAGTGACTGATCTGCTGGCGAGGACGGGAGTGAGAGGAGAGAGTGAGAGGCGTAGTAGACGTGTTGCTACACGACCCAGAAAGCAAGTTTACAAAGGAATAAGCGGAGAGTTGGTCTAGAGTCTCTTCCCAGGGATTCCCGAGATGAGGCACGTCTAGCAGACTTCGGAGAGTCGCTGTCGTACAAATTTAGACCTTGGAATCGAACATGGCGATGGCGATTGTTCGATGGAtcaaaaggaaaaggaagGGGGGGAGGACATAGGTGCACGGCGATGTGGGCGCGGCGATAGTTTTGAATGCCTGGGGGAGCACTCACACACCCAGCCAGACTCCACGGGCAGGTCTCTCCTACTCTCTCTTTCACTCTGACCCTGCTGTCGTCGCGACGGTACGGATACAGGCAAGAGCAAGCCCGGTAGGAAAAAGATACATTGGACGGGACGGGCAAAGGTACATGGAGACAAGTACCGGACACTGGATTCTGGTATGGGAAACTGGTGTGGGCCACTGGGAACTGGAACCTGGGAAGTTGTGCACACGTTGATTCGAAGGCTGGAAGGCGTGGAAGGGTGGTACCTAAGGGTTGGTGGGAAGGAGCAGATGGGGACTTGCTGCCACTTGCAATTGCCTTGCACCGACCTCTTGCTGGCCACtaccacctcacctcacctcacaccTCACTCGGTTTCCCtgggaaagaaaaagagaggGGAGAGGGGAGACCTGAGAGAAAGGATGCAGCCGGGGCCCGGAACACCCAGCGAGTCTCAGCATTCGGCCACTGTCTTTTCTTCGTCTGTCTTTTCATTGGCTCATACAGTGATACAAAGTGGGTCGCGTCGTTCTCCTTCCCGGGGTGGAGGGCATATTGaaaaccaaaaaaaaaaaaaatagccaCCGTCTCCACTCTTTTTCCATTGCTCTCAGACTCACACTCTCATCCACCTCTCTTTCTCATCTGGAAGCGAGTGTGTCTTTCCCTCGCTGCTCCTCACTCATCTTTACTGCTATTACTCATACTCATCCAGCTACTCATACACACCTCTCACGCAGCACATACACACACCAAATGCCCCCAAAATGCCCTTGCCTCCTCTTACTCACACTCTCTCACACATTGATAGCTGTATACCCAAACTCCACTTTACCCACCTCTCATGTGTCTATTCCAGTGTTGCTTTCTGTTCTCTGCTTGTTCTCTGGCCAAGGCCCCAAACTGCTCAATCATCAACTGCGTTCCTACCTGCTTCGGTGCTTGTCCTCTCATGCCCATGACCGTTCAGGTATCTCTGCTTCTGTTCCCACCCGGCCCAAAAGCCCGAGATGATGCCCGAACTTTCCATCGCCACCAACCAGACCAAACGGCACTGTGACCTTGTGGTAGACTGTGTACCGTACTGCAAAGTAAGGTATCCATTTCCATCTCGTTCCATGCAGCATTCATCCCACCCCTTGATGCCTAGCAACCTTGGGgtctgtctgtctgtctgGCTTTCTGCTCCGGTGCCTGAGCTTTTGGAGCTTGGAGCTCTTCCCAAGTTCGCTATCCCCTCACGGCCTGCGTCAAATCTTCTGCACGACTATTTTGGCTCTGGCATCTTCCGTCGCCAAGTGGCTGCTCACGTCGTAACCTCCTTCTTGATTGGTCAAATTTGTTCCACGCCATGTCGTTTGAGGTTAGCCCCACCAAGCCTAAAATGGCTTCTCAACCACTCGTGTGCGGCAGCAACACACCCTCTGCAGTGGCCCAGCCTTTGTGGTTTCTGGCAAGCTGCACCGCTGaatggctgctgctgcccagCCCCAAGCCGGCCAGGCAGGAGCAGACTGAGGTGCAGTTGCAACTTGCAAGAGAGAGAAGGAGCCCCCCGGGGTAAGGCAGCGTGGCAGGCACGGATGCTAGCGCAGGGAAGGAGGGGGGGAAAGAGTCATCGTTGACCATCAAGCCCCCCCTCCGCCACGCCATCGCAATCAATCCTCATCCTGTGCCGTGGACTTCGAAATCTGCAGACATTGACGCCCTCTTTCAACGACCTACCCATGCCTTTCTCTTCCGCCCATCCACACCTGCTCCAGCTATAGCGCCACCTTTATTTGGTTATTGCAATTACAGCCAGGCGACAAACCCAGATTTGCAGGATGAGATAGAGACACAGACCTTCGATAACCCTTGCAACCTGGGGATGAAGCACGCCGTGTCTTTCGTGTAAGCATGAACACGCCACGGCTTGTGCTTATGAGGGTATCACGAGTCTGGTCTCAACGAGATATTGGCCTTGAACATTTTCGATTTATTAATCCGGCGAGCTGCAAGCGAGCCCACTCGACCCCCGGCGCACGCGACAATCTTCGAAGAATCGACTGACAACAGCTGTTGTCTCGCCCAAAGTCTCGCCACTAGACAACCAAGCTTTGATCCAGAGGAATATCTCGAGGGGAGAGAGATTGCGTGCCATCATCCTGTCTCATCATGCCACCACACACCCTTTGAGAGCTCGGGGAATCGGGGCAAGCAAGCCAGCCAACCGCAATGCTCCTAATTACCTTAGCCACAGCCAGAAATCACCTACGAGAGATACCGACACGCGCACGCACCACACAAAAGCGTCAGCTCCAATCAGCGCTGTTGGCGAATCTCGATGGGCTACCGAGTTGAGTTTACACGGCCATGCAGACATTGACCTGACCACTGATggggcatacggagtactcAGTGTATGAATACTGCGGCTTGGCTTACAAAGTCAAAGCAACATTCAAAGGGCGTCAGCCCCTACCATCGCGAGCACTCTTCCACCGAAATGCCGTAGAGCGCGTCCAACGATGATATCACCCCAATTTCGCTGTCGGACTACTGATCGAGAGCCGACGGAACTTCCTGCCGAGGTCGACAACCTGAGCTCCATCAGGTATCCATACAGGAACGATGGGCCTCTGGACGGGTCGTTCTAGGGTCCTCGGAATCCTCCCTAGACAGTGACCTCATACACACTCAGAGCCCAAACCCCAGTGGCTCAGTGGTCTTTGCAAGCCTGGAGCATGACAAACTGTCGCTGAGAAAGGGTTCATCCTCCAACTTGGGTACGGATACCGCGCTGCAACTTGTCCGCCGACGACGGGCTCCCGTGACACTCAGTGGTTCCTCAAGCCCCGAGATACCGAAGTGCGCCCCCTCAGATTCCGCCACCAACTCCGCTTCAGGTTCAGAGCTTTGTTCCTGAATTACAAAGGTCAAAAGAGACGCTCGACGGGACGCTTACGGACCACGGCATGCCAGTTGCGCGTCTCCGGCGCTTCCTTTTCTCAGAGGCGATTTCTCAGCCGCTCTACCTAGTTTACATCTTTGTCAGCCGTCTAATAAGCTACAGTGATACGGGTGCACCAACTTGGTTTTGGACTCTCACAAAACACGGACGTCTCGGGGACAATGGAACAGATCGCATCCGGTGGATTCAGCCACACTATCACCAGCATCCATCTCATTTTACGTATCCTCTACCTATCTTGGATCCACAGACCAAGCCTCACTCTTCGATAATCCTCCAGCTCGATATTGCCATCTTGTCCCTCCTTTCACGACCCGAGGGTGCCGTCTGCGCGTCTTGTCTATCAACTGCTTACGTGGTTGCATGTTGCATCCTTTCTAAAAAGACGCAGTCGTCTCGCAAATAAGCACAAGGCCATTCACGCTT is a window encoding:
- a CDS encoding cyclin, translating into MKYATDDSSAFISTYQNNTYSSSLESLTSTSSGSVWSAVSSQSSTSTSPTNTSDSDSADVYCLSRPSAACDTAVRFTSPWPRQPTQQAAAAIPQELRQNPRRTSGSATRSGAPPTLVRQAERKVNFVDNLVDSSTQIVEAIWPLSSVVCRNELGNKAVLPLRTFIQETLRRSRTSYSTLQVALYYLILIKPHVPKHDFTMEQPDDKQECRALQCGRRMFLAALILASKYLQDRNYSARAWSKISGLNTGEINQNEIAFLLAVDWKLHITDEVFQRWTEIVLKYTPPSPPAPGTSAQWYAQQSSNWKMVILKLNPELDNIEGLIPTAHVAPSSRTLSRHRTMLPAAQDVLATTGVCGLGYDSAELTPTPRSYQTPNIMEPSPATVYTPGRLAPALGLLPTPRLTPQSSGYSTPAVGAASHLSKGSAMGLAMVQASCVSATQCLDRWPVANTSSPQGYFPVRRSSLATSISTASSPESMVSDTSRTSRSSSISSASSLVNAPAPLGVQARFRSAKLCSERSSLRPTIASVPEDYEENCITSSPESYTGPVGRLCEMSLDTPLAQRERELDEMGHDPANDAARALQELQNYRSDDSTPTAMSSRKRARGVSIVDSCLQENVRDMLTGNYSGKQWTQDLVRPRNSQMGTNDRGTPRKRVCCASEAAPAYEASMLHSIDGYRGPGMWEGILN